CGGCGGATACATGAACCAGCCCGCATTGGGCGCCGCCCCGAAAAATATCGACCCGCAGACGAACACGCCGCCGAGCGCAAAACTCCAGAAGCCGAAAGCCGAAAGCCGCGGAAACGGCAGTTCCCGCGCGCCGAGCATGGAGGGCAAGAGGAAGATTGCGACGGCCTCGAAGATCGGAACGGCAAACAGGAACATCATCACGGTGCCGTGCAGCGTGAAGGCCTGGTTGAAGAGATCGGCGGAGAGAAAATCGTTGTCGGGGACTGCCAGTTGCAGGCGCATGAGCAGCGCAAGGATGCCGGCAAACAGCATAAAGATGAAGGCGGCCGATCCATACCACAGGCCGATCTGAGTGTTGTTGACGGAGGTCCAGTAACGCCAGCCTTTTGGATTGGCCCATACACGCCGAAGTTCCGCTTCCTGGGCGGCGGATGTTTCGGTTGAGACCGAAGCAAGGGGTTCCGTCATTCGAGCCCCCCGAGATAGCGGGCAATTTCTTCGATATCATCTTCAGGAAGCATGTTGAAAGCGGGCATCTTCGCGCCCGGTTTCACCGATGAGGGTGAGCGAATAAAGCGGGCGATGTTCTCCGGCGTGTTGGCAAGCGCACCTGCGCCGATCGAGAGGCGGGCGCCGATCAAGGTGAGATCCGGGGCGGTCTGGCCGGCGATCTGCAGTCCACGGAGCGAATGGCAGGCCACACAGCCATGACGCTGCAGGAGTTGTCCGCCTTCATCCGCAGCGCTTGCCTGGCCATCGATCAGGCGGCTGCGCCAGGCGTTGTAATCGTCCTCCTCCATGACGACGACCGAGAAAGCCATATAGGCATGCGAGGCACCGCAAAATTCGGCGCAGGGGGCACGATAGCTGCCGGTGCGCGTTGGCGTCAGCGTGAGATAATTGGTCCGGCCCGGAATCATGTCCATCTTGCCGCCAAGCGCCGGAATCCAGAAGGAATGAATAACGTCGGTTGCTTTGAGAGAAAAAGTCGCCGGTCGGCCGACGGGCAGGCGAATTTCGTTGGCGGTCTCGAAAGCAGGCTGGTCGCCGACGGCCGGGTAGCGAATACGCCACCAGAACTGCTCCCCCGTCACCTCGATCGCCCCGTCCTTTTCTGCAAGCGGGTTCCAAGGGCGTATCGCCGGCATCAGCCAGACTGCGTAGCCCAGCAAAAGCAGAAGGACGACAGTCGGAAAAGCAACGCCACCCCAGGCAATGAGCGCGCTAGCCTTTTCCGCCGGCCATGCTTCCCGTCGATGGCGGGCAGCGTGAAGGAACAGGAAGGTTACGCCGCCCCAAATTGCAATGCCGCCAATAACCATGACGACGAGCAGCCGATAGACCGCCTCCGATTCCTCGCCGGCGGGACTAAGCGCGGACTGCTGACCGCTGCAACCCGCAAGAACGAGTGCACTGGAAGGAATAAGACATCGCAGGATTGTCGGTCTCCCTTTCCTCCAATGCTCAAGCTCTCCGATATGGAACGCGTATGTCCGGTGGCAAGTGGCTGATGTTTGTCGGGCGGCAACTGGGCGGTATCGCAATACTGTGAATACGTCACAATCGGCGACCAGTAATTCCTTCCGTGAAAAAGCCAGTTCGGCCTTCTCGAAACCTGTCAGGGGGCGTCGGCGGGTCAATCGCGCTTCGTGAAGTCTTTTCAATCAGACGCGCACTCCGGCTTCCCTCGTCCATATGCTCGCCGGGAGAAGAAGACGCGGTTGAACCGCCGCATGCCATCAGCACGTCTGCAATCAGCGGAAGCCGAAGAAACTCAAAATCGCGAGCACGATAACGACAGCGCCGACAATCCAGATCAAATTGTTCATGGGAAACCGTTCTCCTGTTGAAGGTCGGGCCATTGTGACCCGATCATCTAACGGTGAGGCAGGGCTTGGAGTTCCCAATCACTTGCATCGCCGTATCATGCCGCCTCCGGCGAAATTTCCGCCTCTATGCCTTTCAATAGCTGCACGAGCGAGCATTGCCGGGTCTGAATCCGCCCGCGCATGCCGGGTTTATCGATGTATCCCGCTGATATTGAAAATCCTGGTGATCCTGCCTTGCAGGCGACGTGCAGGAAGACGTGAACACGGACACACCGATCAGCACTGCCGCTACCAATGGAAAAAATCGGTTCATCTGAACGTCTCCTCACAAGCTTGTCATGGTCGCAATCTACCATGCCAACGCGAGCCTATACGAAAACTTCTGGCCCGCTAGATCACGCTCACCTGAGCCGAAACATTCGCGCGATTGATCAATCAATCTATAATCGTGATGCGTCGCGGCCTCAGCCGATGATTAAATTCACGTAAGTCTAAGCTGATCGGGCTATTCCCTCGCTATGGAAGTAGTTTCGCCACGTTAATAGTCAAGCGGGCGCGATTTCGACTTGAACAGATTGCGGTTTTTGAGTAAAATTACACCATAAAAAAGTAATATAAATGGGAGGATACTATGTCGTCAACTCGGTTTGATCCGATTCTGCTTCATCGTCAACATTTCATCGATGAGGTCACGTGCCTCGATGAAATCTTCGATGTTCTGGACGGGTGGCCGGAGGACAAACGGGGTTTGGCATATGAAACGCTGTTGAAGGCGTGCAGAGATACGGCCAACGGGCGTTTCCCGCTGAGCGCTGCGCGCGAGAATTTCCGGCGCTTTCTGAAGATGTCGGGCGTGCTTGCCAAGGTCGAGGGTGGTCCCAGGTTCGACGGGCTGATGAATCATCAAATTGGTAATGCTTAATCAGATATGGCTGTGGGGGGCCGCCTGCATGGCAGGCGAGGGCGCGCCGTGACATCAGTTGCGGCGCGTTCTGGTTTCGATATCTGCTGATCGGATGATCGCCTATTTCTTGGCCACAAAACGCCGCGGCAAGCCCTGCCAAGAGGCAGCCGCTATTTGGATGTCGGATCCAGCAGATATTAGTTTACGCCCGCACTCGCCCAGTCGCATCGAAAGACCAGCATAGGCTTCGAAAATCCCTTGAACCGTCGGCGCGTCGCGTGAGCGAAGAGATCGGCGGCGCCATATTCCCGAAAGATATTCTCCGAGACGAGGATCTGGTCGCTGGAGGCTGCCGCGCAGAGACGCGCGGCAAGTTGCACGGTCGAGCCGAAGAGGTCGTTGCTGTCCTCGACCGGCTCGCCGCAATCCACTCCGATGCGGATATGGATAGGCTCGGTGTTTCCGCCGTTGTAACGCTCGAATTCCCGCTGGATCGCCATGGCGCATGCGACCGCTGCCGTTGTCGCGGCGAAGGCCGCCATGATGCCGTCGCCGGTGTGTTTCACTTCTCGGCCTGAATTCTGGCTGAGGCATCTGCGCACGATAGCGTCATGGGCTCTGACCATTTCGGTCGCAATGCGGTCGCCGAGGCGCGATGTCATTGCCGTCGATCCGACGATGTCGGTAAAGCGGATTGCCCGGTGACCGGGATCGACGTCGCTGGACGACTGGCCAGGCGCCGGCTCAGGATCGTGAATTCGGCCAAGAAAAGCTTCGACCGCCGACAAGGCGACCTCGACGATCTCGCCGGCGACGAAGCCATGGGCCTCGCGATGCACACATTGCGCGGTTTCCGCATCCGGCGCATCCACGAGGCAAAAGGCGGTGCCGCGCCGCTGATCGAACCAGTAGGTCAGGAACTTGACGCCGTATTTGTCCTGAATGTCGAGATCCAATCGATGCGCCCGGGCAACGTCGGCGGCTGTGGTTCCTTCAAGAAAGTGCCGGTCCATGAAAATAGGCATCGCGCTCCTCCCAGATCCGCGTGCAGATAGATTTGGATTGTACGACCCGGATGAAACTCCGTCCACCTCTGGTACAATCCATTAATGATTAGAGAGCGTCCGGCGTCGGGCAAAGCATATGAGTTGCTGTAATTCTTATAGAGTATAAAAGGAAAGACTGAGACGTAATCAGCAGGCGCGGGACTGGGAGCCCGATATTTACCATAATCGCTCGCTTAAAGACTGATCGGAGGGCCCCAGTTCAAGCTCCGTGTTCTCAAACCGGGCCGGCTGCAGGGATCTGGAGTGGACGAAGGGGAGCGTCTACACTGCGAGCATCGCTGACCAAGATCAAATCCCGTGAAGCCGCACTTCGGCTGGTGACACGGCCTACCAACGGCATGCAAATTGCATCGTACCCATAAGCTCCACCGAAATTGGGAAAAGCTGTAGCAAAGTGAAACAGACGGCACATTTTCGACCGGTTGGCTTGGCCTCAATGGGGCTCGGGCATTATGCCGTTATTAACTCTGTGTGGGACGCCGCGCGCACGCTCCTGCGCGATTGGCCGGTAGACGACGGCGAAGAATATTTCGAGGCCGTCAAGTCGTGCCTGGATGCGATTATCGGCGATCTCCCACCGGAACACGTGCGGGCGGCCTTCATCAGGGCGGCACAGGAGGCGGGCATTGCCGTCATAGAAGCGGCGGACTGAATACTCTCCGCGCTTCCCCCCATCCTCAAAGCCATATCGTCCGACGCTTGACTTTTCCTGCCGAAGTTCTAACTTAGAACAAAACAGGAACATTGGAGATGATCATGACGCATACGGAACAGGTGATCGCCAACGCCCTCGCGCTTGTCGAAGCGTCCCGCGCAGCCCGCGAGCGGGATCAACAGCGGCGCGCCGCCTGGCAGAGAAAGGTCGAACTCAGCCGGCCGCTGCCACCATTGCCGCGCCCCGTTCAATTGCCGTTGGCGCTGAACTGATGCAGCCGGCAAAAGCCTTGGAACCCCATCGGGCACGCCCCGAACAAACTGGACCTGGTCAAACCTGGCCGGATCAAGCCTGGCCCGATCAAGCTTGGGAAGTCGAAGCCGTGCTTGCCTGGCATGACGACAACGCCAAGGCGGCGATACGCTCGCTGCTCGATGACTGCAAACATCTCCGCCAGCAACTGGCACTGGCGGAAAGAGTGATGAGCCGCGGGATGGCCCGCGGATGGGCGCCGCGATACGAGCGCGATGCCCGCTAAAGATCGGTGCTGCATCCTCTGATGCTCCTCATGCGGAAGTTTGCGGAGGATATCAGTGGCGATATCGGCAATGGCGCGGGTGAGACGCAGGGCGAGGGCGGACCGCAGGCGGATGAACCTCTGAATCACTCCGGAATGTGGCAGGCAATTCACCGCAGCCATTGCGCCGGCGGGTTTGCAGTGATCTGTAGTTTCCTGCAATCGCAACGTTTTCCGGTGATTCCCAATGTTCGATATTCTGTGGCGCGGCCTGTTGATCGGCGCCGGCGCAACCATCCTGATGGACCTCTGGGCAATCGTGCTCACCCAGTTCGGCCAGGCGGCCCCAAACTGGGCACCTGTGGGACGCTGGTTCTGGCACCTTCGCCGCGGCAAGGTCTTTCACGAGAGCATTGCCGACGCCGAGCCCTATGCCCATGAGTTGGCGCTCGGCTGGATCAGCCACTACGCCGTCGGCATCCTCTATGGGGTGATCTTCGCCATCATCATGGGCTCGGCCTGGCTGGCGGCCCCGACATTTTTTCCCGCCTGGATCTTCGGCATCGTCACCGTCGGGGCAGGGTGGTTCCTGTTGCAGCCGGGCCTCGGCATCGGCTGGGCCGCCGCCAAACACCCGACCCCGAACAAGGTCCGGTGCTTCAACCTTCTCGCCCACACCGCTTTTGCGCTGGGGCTCTATGGCACCGCACTGATCATTCGCTGAGACCAGCCAGAACCCCTCCCCAACCCCTCCCCACAAGGGGGAGGGGCTAAGATGCCGCGCCGCTTGCGATAACCTCCATCGTAATAATCCGTAGAACGGTTACAGCGAGCAAGCGCTCGCCTTTCGTCGCTGGCCCCGGTTGGGGAGGGGCCTTTCTTGGATCCGCACGAACCAGACAGCCTCGCCTTACCGCGCCGCCCAGTTGGCGCCGCGGCGGAAGATGGTCTTCATCTGGGGAACGTCGAATTCCTTGGCCTGATGGCCGAGCGAGGAATAGAAGACCCGGCCCTTGCCGTATTTCCGCTTCCAGACGACGGGCATGACGACGCCGTCGATCCAGTAGGCGTGTTCGCCGGTGAACTTGGTCGTCGCCAGAACCTCGTTCGACGGGTCGACATGCATGTAATATTGCTCTGACGTATAAGGGAAATCGGCAATACCCTCCATGAGCGGATCGTCGGGACGGGTGATGTTGACGGTATAGTCGATGATGTTGCCGGGGTGAGCCACCCACTGGCCGCCGATGATGAACTGGTAGTCGACGGAGTCGCGGAAGGCATCGCCCGCGCCGCCGTGATAGCCGGCGATACCGACGCCGCTTTCGATTGCGGCAGCGAGGTTCTTGACCTCTTCCTTCTCGATCTTCGACATCGTCATGATCGGCACGACAAGGCTGAGATCATGGACGGAAGGGTCGGCAAGCGCCTCGGTGCCGTGCTCGAGATAGACCTTGAAGCCGTCTTCCTCGAGCATGGTCTTGATGATTTCGGCGCACTCCTGCGGCTCATGCCCGCTCCAGCCGCCCCAGACGATCAGTGCTTCACGCATAGTCTTTCCTCCTGAAACTTATTTCGCCAGTCGTCCGTCGACGATGGAATCGGACAAGGGGGCAGGGCGCTCCGTTGCCGTGGTGATCGCGACCGTCCGGCCGGTCGCGGCAGCGGTGTGGAACGCCTCCATGACTTCGAGCACATGCAGCGCCAGATCGCCATTGGCGCGGTGCGGCCGGTTGGAACGGATCGCATGCGCCATGTCGGCGACGCCGAGCGAGCGGAAGTTGCCCTCGGCATAAGGTGCTGTGACCGGCTGGTCCTCGAACGAACCGCCCTTCTTCAGATATTCCACCGGGCCGCCAAACTTGTTGGGATCGGGAACAACAAGCGTGCCCTCGGTGCCGTAGACTTCGAGCGGCACATGTTTGTGGCCGGCAACGTCGAAGCTCATGGCGATCTGGACGACGGCGCCGTTGGCAAAGGCCATCATGCCGGTAACATGGGTCGGCACATGCACGGGAATCCGCTCGCCATTGCGCGGCTCGCTGGTGATCAGCCGTTCCGGCCGCGGCGTCGTTGCAAAGCCCGCAACTTGAGAAACCGGCCCGAGAAGATTGACGAGATCGGTGATGTAGTAGGGACCCATATCGAGCATCGGCCCGCCGCCGACTTCGTAATAGAAGGCCGGGTTCGGATGCCAGCGCTCATGGCCCGCGCACATGAAGGTCGCCGAGCCGCCGACCGGCTGGCCGATGACGCCCTGGTCGATCAAGCCACGCGCCGTCTGGTGGCCGCCGCCGAGGAAGGTATCGGGGGCAGCGCCGATGCGGAGGTTCCTCGCCTTGGCGGCTTCCGCCAATTTTTTCCCTTCCGCGAAATTAATCCCGAGCGGCTTTTCCGAATAGGTGTGCTTACCGGCATCAAGCGCCTGCAGCGCCACGGCGACATGGGCCTTCGGGATCGTCAGATTGACGATGATCTCAACCTTGGGGTCGGCAAAAAGCTCCTCGACCGTCTTGACGGGAACATTGAATTCCGCAGCCTTCGCTTCCGCCAGCTCCCGGTTGAGATCGGCGACGCCGCGAATGTCGAGAATGGGAAAGGATGCCATCGCCGTGAGATAGGCGCCCGAAATATTGCCGCATCCGATGATGCCGATACCGACCTTGTCCATGAATTCCTCCACTGATCTTGCCATTGATTTTGATTGTGCCGCCCGTCAGAGCGCCGGCCCTGTCGTGCTCCAGGGCGATTCGTAAAGCTCGTAGAGCGCCACCGCAGCGGCACCCTGCGCCCAGAAATCATCGGTCGAATCGTCGAAGACGAGTTCGCTCACGCCGCGCAGCGATGGCGGAATGGCGAGCGCATAAGCATCGCGCAGGCTGTTGAGAAAGGGTTCTCCGAGCGCTAGGCTCGACCCCACAAGAATAACCCGCGGCGGCGCAAACAGCGTGACGATATTGGCAATGGTCAAACCCACCGCTTCGCCGGCGCGGATGGCGGCACTGATCAGCCGGTCGTCATCGGCCTTGATCAGCGCCTGGGCATGGTTCATGCCGCGCCCGAGGCGGATGGCCTCGGCAAAACGCCCGTCGGCCTGCTGTTCGCCGAGGATCGCGCTTTCGCCGGCCTGGCTAAAAAGCCGGACGACGCCGTTCGGGCCCATGCCGAGCACCAGGTCGCCGAGATTGTGGCTGAGGCCACCGGCGCCGCGAAACAGGCTGTTGCCGTGCAGGACCCCGAGACCCAGTGTCTGCTCCAGAGAAATCAGCACCATATCTTCGAGATCGCGCGCCTTTCCAAACCAGTGATGGCCAAGCGTGATGGCGTGGGCGTCGCTTTCGACAATGGTCGGCGTTGCCAGCCGCGTCGACATCTCGGCGGCGAAATCGACATTGGTGTCGCGAAAGATCGGGCTGCTTCTGATGTAGCCGGTGCGGTGCTCGATGACGCCGGGAAAGCCGAGGCAGACGCTGTCGACATCTTCAAGCGAAAGCCCGGCATCGACGACGCAGCGCCTGACCCCATCCTCGACCAGATCGGCGATGACGCCGATCGGCTGCCGGTCGATGCGGATTGGCAAGGCGAGCTTCGACAGCACGTCGCCGCGGAAATTGGTGACGACGAAGACCATCCTGTTGGCGGCGATCTTGGCGCCGACCACGCGGGCGGCATCCGGATTGAGCTCCAGCATCACCCGCGGCCGTCCGCGCACGGCCTCATTGCGGATATCGCCTTCGTGACGCGGCAGGATCAGCCCGTCGTCGAGCAATGAGGCGGTGATGGCCGAAACGGTTGTGGTGGAGAGTTCTGTACGCTCGCTGATCTCTATCCGCGAGATCGGGCCATGGCGCCTGATGGTATCGAGCACGTTCAAGCGATTGATCGCGCGCATTAATTCGGGATCTGCGGTCTTCATGGGAACTAGCCAGGCGAGCGTTTCGTTGGGGCGGAACCCAATATTTTTAACGGGTTACGAAATAAATAGCAGGGAATTCAGCGGTCCTGTCAAGCGCATTTGATAAAAATAGAGGCATTGGGTTGACAATATGCCAAAGCTCCGTTGAATTAATCCGCATAGGGGAAAAATTGTGAGGACAGGACCCCTGGGAGGAAAAATCATGACTTTTAGCTTCAAGAGCGCCGCTTTTGGCGGCAGGCGTATCGCATCCATGGCCGCGGCTGCCGGCATGTTGCTGGCCGGAGCAGGTGCGGCTTCGGCGGCGACAGTCGTCAAATGGCTGCATCTCGAGCTCGATCCGAAATATGTCGCGGCCTGGGAAGACATCGTCAAGAAATACGAAGCCCAGCATCCCGACGTCGATATCCAGATGCAGTTTCTCGAAAACGAGGCCTTCAAGGCCAAGCTTCCGACATTGCTGCAATCCGATGACGTACCGGATTTCTTTTTCAGCTGGGGCGGCGGCGTCTTGAAGCAGCAGTCCGAAACCGGCGCCCTCCAGGATGTGACGCCGGCGCTGGATGCCGATGGCGGCAAATTGCGCGGCGCCTATAGCCCGGCGTCGGTCAGCGGCCTGACATTCGAAGGCAAGACCTGGGCTATTCCCTATAAGGTCGGTCTGGTCAGCTTTTTCTACAACAAGGAGCTCTTTGCCAAGGCCGGCGTGAAGGCCGAGGACATCAAGAACTGGGCTGATTTTCTGGGTACCGTGAAGAAGATCAAGGCGGCAGGCATCGTGCCGATCGCCGGCGGCGGCGGTGAGAAATGGCCGATCCACTTCTACTGGAGCTATCTCGTCATGCGCGAAGGCGGACAGAAGGTCTTCGAAGCGGCAAAGACCGGCCAGGGCGAAGGTTTCCTCGATCCCACGATCATCAAGGCCGGCGACGATCTTGCCGAACTCGGCAAGCTCGAACCGTTCCAGCCCGGCTATCTCGGCTCGACCTGGCCGCAGGCGCTCGGCGTTTTCGGTGACGGCAAGGCCGCGATCATCCTCGGCTTTGAAAATTCCGAGGCCAACCAGCGCAAGAATGCCGGCGACGGCAAGGGGCTCGCACCCGAAAATATCGGCCGTTTCGCCTTCCCGGCGGTTGATGGCGGCGCCGGCAAGCCGACCGATACGCTCGGCGGTCTGAACGGCTGG
The Rhizobium leguminosarum DNA segment above includes these coding regions:
- the coxB gene encoding cytochrome c oxidase subunit II gives rise to the protein MLVVMVIGGIAIWGGVTFLFLHAARHRREAWPAEKASALIAWGGVAFPTVVLLLLLGYAVWLMPAIRPWNPLAEKDGAIEVTGEQFWWRIRYPAVGDQPAFETANEIRLPVGRPATFSLKATDVIHSFWIPALGGKMDMIPGRTNYLTLTPTRTGSYRAPCAEFCGASHAYMAFSVVVMEEDDYNAWRSRLIDGQASAADEGGQLLQRHGCVACHSLRGLQIAGQTAPDLTLIGARLSIGAGALANTPENIARFIRSPSSVKPGAKMPAFNMLPEDDIEEIARYLGGLE
- a CDS encoding DUF982 domain-containing protein — protein: MSSTRFDPILLHRQHFIDEVTCLDEIFDVLDGWPEDKRGLAYETLLKACRDTANGRFPLSAARENFRRFLKMSGVLAKVEGGPRFDGLMNHQIGNA
- a CDS encoding nickel-binding protein, with product MPIFMDRHFLEGTTAADVARAHRLDLDIQDKYGVKFLTYWFDQRRGTAFCLVDAPDAETAQCVHREAHGFVAGEIVEVALSAVEAFLGRIHDPEPAPGQSSSDVDPGHRAIRFTDIVGSTAMTSRLGDRIATEMVRAHDAIVRRCLSQNSGREVKHTGDGIMAAFAATTAAVACAMAIQREFERYNGGNTEPIHIRIGVDCGEPVEDSNDLFGSTVQLAARLCAAASSDQILVSENIFREYGAADLFAHATRRRFKGFSKPMLVFRCDWASAGVN
- a CDS encoding DUF982 domain-containing protein, encoding MKQTAHFRPVGLASMGLGHYAVINSVWDAARTLLRDWPVDDGEEYFEAVKSCLDAIIGDLPPEHVRAAFIRAAQEAGIAVIEAAD
- a CDS encoding DUF2938 domain-containing protein, coding for MFDILWRGLLIGAGATILMDLWAIVLTQFGQAAPNWAPVGRWFWHLRRGKVFHESIADAEPYAHELALGWISHYAVGILYGVIFAIIMGSAWLAAPTFFPAWIFGIVTVGAGWFLLQPGLGIGWAAAKHPTPNKVRCFNLLAHTAFALGLYGTALIIR
- a CDS encoding ThuA domain-containing protein, yielding MREALIVWGGWSGHEPQECAEIIKTMLEEDGFKVYLEHGTEALADPSVHDLSLVVPIMTMSKIEKEEVKNLAAAIESGVGIAGYHGGAGDAFRDSVDYQFIIGGQWVAHPGNIIDYTVNITRPDDPLMEGIADFPYTSEQYYMHVDPSNEVLATTKFTGEHAYWIDGVVMPVVWKRKYGKGRVFYSSLGHQAKEFDVPQMKTIFRRGANWAAR
- a CDS encoding Gfo/Idh/MocA family protein; the encoded protein is MDKVGIGIIGCGNISGAYLTAMASFPILDIRGVADLNRELAEAKAAEFNVPVKTVEELFADPKVEIIVNLTIPKAHVAVALQALDAGKHTYSEKPLGINFAEGKKLAEAAKARNLRIGAAPDTFLGGGHQTARGLIDQGVIGQPVGGSATFMCAGHERWHPNPAFYYEVGGGPMLDMGPYYITDLVNLLGPVSQVAGFATTPRPERLITSEPRNGERIPVHVPTHVTGMMAFANGAVVQIAMSFDVAGHKHVPLEVYGTEGTLVVPDPNKFGGPVEYLKKGGSFEDQPVTAPYAEGNFRSLGVADMAHAIRSNRPHRANGDLALHVLEVMEAFHTAAATGRTVAITTATERPAPLSDSIVDGRLAK
- a CDS encoding ROK family transcriptional regulator, which encodes MKTADPELMRAINRLNVLDTIRRHGPISRIEISERTELSTTTVSAITASLLDDGLILPRHEGDIRNEAVRGRPRVMLELNPDAARVVGAKIAANRMVFVVTNFRGDVLSKLALPIRIDRQPIGVIADLVEDGVRRCVVDAGLSLEDVDSVCLGFPGVIEHRTGYIRSSPIFRDTNVDFAAEMSTRLATPTIVESDAHAITLGHHWFGKARDLEDMVLISLEQTLGLGVLHGNSLFRGAGGLSHNLGDLVLGMGPNGVVRLFSQAGESAILGEQQADGRFAEAIRLGRGMNHAQALIKADDDRLISAAIRAGEAVGLTIANIVTLFAPPRVILVGSSLALGEPFLNSLRDAYALAIPPSLRGVSELVFDDSTDDFWAQGAAAVALYELYESPWSTTGPAL
- a CDS encoding ABC transporter substrate-binding protein, whose product is MTFSFKSAAFGGRRIASMAAAAGMLLAGAGAASAATVVKWLHLELDPKYVAAWEDIVKKYEAQHPDVDIQMQFLENEAFKAKLPTLLQSDDVPDFFFSWGGGVLKQQSETGALQDVTPALDADGGKLRGAYSPASVSGLTFEGKTWAIPYKVGLVSFFYNKELFAKAGVKAEDIKNWADFLGTVKKIKAAGIVPIAGGGGEKWPIHFYWSYLVMREGGQKVFEAAKTGQGEGFLDPTIIKAGDDLAELGKLEPFQPGYLGSTWPQALGVFGDGKAAIILGFENSEANQRKNAGDGKGLAPENIGRFAFPAVDGGAGKPTDTLGGLNGWAVTKKASKEALDFLAFLTNADNERAMAKSGMLLPVAVGAGDGVTNPLLAESAKQLAGSTWHQNYFDQDLGAAVGRVVNDVSVEIVSGQMNSKDGAQMIQDAFELEQ